The Micromonospora sp. NBC_00421 DNA window CCTGGTCACCCTCCCCACCGGGGTGGGCAGCCTCGGGGTGGTCTTTGCCGGGGTGCTCGGCGCCATCGCCTGGAACCTGATCACCTGGTACTTCGGCCTGCCGTCGTCGTCCTCGCACGCCCTCTTCGGCGGCCTGGTCGGGGCGACCCTGCTCTCCACCGGTGGCGTCGTGCAGTGGGTCACCATCGGCGAGAAGGTCATCCTGCCGATGGTCCTGTCGCCGATCGTCGGCCTCACCCTCGGTTATCTGCTGATGCTGGCCATCCTCTGGGCGTTCCGCAAGGGGCAGCCGGGCAAGCTCAACCGGGGTTTCCGCTGGGCGCAGACCGCCTCGGCGGCGGCCATGTCGGTCGGCCACGGCATGCAGGACGCCGCCAAGACCATGGGCATCGTGGTGCTGGCGCTCTACACCGGCGGCTTCCAGGACGACAAGACGCACATCCCGGGCTGGGTCTTCTGGACCTCGGCGACCATGCTGGCGCTCGGCACGTACGCCGGTGGTTGGCGGATCATCCGGACCCTCGGCCGCAAGATCATCGACCTGGGTCCGCCGGAGGGTTTCGCCGCCGAGACGGTGGCCAGCGCGGTGCTCTACTTCAACGCGCTGGTGTTGAAGGCCCCGATCTCCACCACCCACACGATCACCTCGGCGATCATGGGGGTGGGCGCCACCAAGCGGCTCTCCGCGGTCCGCTGGAACGTGGCCGGCAACATCGTGCTCGCCTGGATCATCACCTTCCCGGCCGCCGCGCTGATCGCCTGCCTGACCTACCTGGTGGTCCGCCCGTTGTTCTGAGCGCCGCCGGGAGGGCGGTCCGTCGGTCAGGACGGGCAGCCCCGCCCCGGTCGGGAAGGGCACCCGCGTCACCGTCTCGGGCGGGACGCGGGTGCCCTTCCCGGCGTCTCAGGCGTAGTCGACGCCGATACGGGC harbors:
- a CDS encoding inorganic phosphate transporter, with the translated sequence MSPELIAVLAVIAVALAFDYTNGFHDAANAIATSVSTRALTPRFALGLAAVGNFIGAHFGAGVAKTVGDGLVTLPTGVGSLGVVFAGVLGAIAWNLITWYFGLPSSSSHALFGGLVGATLLSTGGVVQWVTIGEKVILPMVLSPIVGLTLGYLLMLAILWAFRKGQPGKLNRGFRWAQTASAAAMSVGHGMQDAAKTMGIVVLALYTGGFQDDKTHIPGWVFWTSATMLALGTYAGGWRIIRTLGRKIIDLGPPEGFAAETVASAVLYFNALVLKAPISTTHTITSAIMGVGATKRLSAVRWNVAGNIVLAWIITFPAAALIACLTYLVVRPLF